One stretch of Thalassovita sp. DNA includes these proteins:
- a CDS encoding TRAP transporter permease — translation MAKPKTEGRALSEEELQELVAASDAGGRNPVGAVATFMAAIALLWSVFQVTLASPLANYILPGDLINNSRQIHLAFAIFLAFLAYPALATSPRKRIPIQDWVMAGVGAFIALYGYFFYDKIVNSGGLADDTDKWVALVGLILLFEAARRALGPAMAIIATIFLGYVFFGSSDWVPEVIRWKGASLKKAMSHMWITSEGVFGIALGVSTKFVFLFVLFGALLEKAGAGNYFIKMAFGALGHLRGGPAKAAVVGSAATGLISGSSIANVVTTGTFTIPLMKRVGFSSEKAGAVEVASSVNGQIMPPVMGAAAFLMVEYVGISYVEVITHAFLPAVISYMALVYIVHLEAVKRNLPTLGDRVVSLSRTIFGMFLFFAGFAGLCYGVQYPVKAIVAMVPGGSGLILSALVFVAYVILLWLAASVPDLEPDDPNAKDVQLPVVGEIYKAGLYYLLPIIVLVYFLMIEQKSPGLSAFWATALLFVILLTQRPLKAMFRGEGDLPAAFKFGVGDLAQGMIDGARNMIGIGLATATAGVIVGTVTLTGVGQVMADLVEFLSGGNLILMLVMVGLLSLILGMGLPTTANYIVVSSLMAGVVVELGANSGLIVPLIAVHLFVFYFGIMADVTPPVGLASFAAAAVSGGDAIRTGFTAFFYSLRTVALPFVFIFNTDLLLIDVTLVEGIIVFIVASVAILIFTAGTMGWFVTKNTIIESVLLILIAFALFRPGFLMDRIQPPFEISAPAQLVEVMGKAPEGTELRVVVSGPDFDTGEVKETTIVLPATGAADGASRLAALGLTTIPEGDMLLLEEPFPGTPYFETMSNFDFYGDAPMQVTSVAAPADQLPKELMYIPALLLLAGIAFLQRGRAARQPKEVQA, via the coding sequence ATGGCCAAACCAAAGACAGAGGGCCGCGCGCTCAGCGAAGAAGAACTACAGGAACTGGTTGCCGCCAGTGACGCAGGCGGGCGAAATCCCGTAGGCGCCGTGGCAACCTTCATGGCAGCGATTGCGCTGTTATGGTCGGTCTTTCAGGTCACCTTGGCCTCGCCTCTGGCAAATTACATCCTGCCCGGCGATTTGATTAACAACTCGCGCCAGATCCATCTGGCCTTTGCAATTTTCCTGGCCTTTCTGGCCTATCCGGCCCTGGCGACCAGCCCGCGCAAGCGGATCCCGATTCAGGATTGGGTGATGGCCGGCGTCGGCGCTTTCATCGCGCTTTATGGCTATTTCTTCTACGACAAGATCGTGAACTCGGGCGGATTGGCCGATGACACTGATAAATGGGTGGCGCTGGTTGGCCTGATCCTGCTGTTTGAGGCCGCGCGCCGCGCATTGGGCCCGGCCATGGCGATCATCGCGACGATCTTCCTCGGCTATGTTTTCTTCGGCTCCTCTGACTGGGTGCCCGAAGTCATCCGCTGGAAAGGTGCCTCGCTCAAGAAAGCGATGAGCCATATGTGGATCACCTCCGAAGGTGTGTTTGGCATCGCGCTGGGCGTTTCGACCAAGTTTGTCTTCCTCTTCGTGCTCTTCGGCGCACTGTTGGAGAAGGCGGGTGCAGGCAACTACTTCATCAAGATGGCCTTCGGCGCCCTGGGTCACCTGCGTGGTGGCCCGGCCAAGGCGGCTGTTGTCGGCTCGGCCGCAACCGGCCTGATCTCGGGCTCATCGATTGCGAACGTTGTGACCACCGGCACCTTCACCATTCCGCTGATGAAACGTGTGGGCTTCTCCAGTGAGAAGGCCGGCGCGGTGGAAGTGGCATCCTCAGTGAACGGGCAGATCATGCCACCAGTGATGGGGGCCGCGGCCTTCCTGATGGTGGAATATGTCGGCATTTCCTATGTCGAGGTGATCACCCACGCCTTCCTGCCGGCAGTCATCTCATACATGGCGCTGGTTTACATCGTGCACCTCGAAGCGGTGAAACGGAACCTGCCCACCTTGGGGGATCGCGTTGTTTCGCTGTCGCGCACCATCTTTGGCATGTTCCTGTTCTTCGCAGGCTTTGCTGGTCTGTGTTACGGCGTGCAGTATCCTGTGAAGGCAATCGTCGCCATGGTGCCGGGAGGATCGGGTCTGATCCTGTCCGCACTGGTGTTTGTTGCTTATGTGATCCTGCTGTGGCTGGCGGCTTCGGTTCCGGATCTGGAACCGGATGATCCCAACGCCAAAGATGTGCAGCTGCCCGTTGTGGGTGAGATCTACAAAGCAGGCCTTTATTACCTGCTGCCGATCATCGTTTTGGTCTACTTCCTGATGATCGAACAGAAGTCGCCGGGCCTCTCGGCGTTCTGGGCGACGGCACTGTTGTTTGTCATCCTGCTGACCCAACGCCCGCTGAAGGCCATGTTCCGTGGCGAGGGTGACCTGCCCGCCGCCTTCAAGTTCGGTGTTGGCGATCTGGCGCAGGGCATGATCGATGGCGCGCGCAACATGATCGGCATCGGTCTGGCCACGGCCACCGCTGGCGTGATCGTGGGTACGGTGACGCTGACCGGTGTGGGCCAGGTTATGGCGGATCTGGTGGAGTTCCTCTCGGGCGGCAACCTGATCCTGATGCTGGTGATGGTGGGGCTGTTGTCCCTCATCCTTGGTATGGGCCTGCCGACCACTGCAAACTACATCGTTGTCAGCTCGCTGATGGCGGGCGTGGTTGTGGAACTGGGCGCAAACTCGGGCCTGATCGTTCCGCTGATCGCGGTGCACCTCTTCGTGTTCTACTTCGGCATCATGGCAGATGTGACCCCGCCTGTGGGTCTGGCAAGCTTTGCCGCGGCGGCCGTTTCGGGTGGCGATGCCATCCGCACCGGTTTCACCGCCTTCTTCTATAGCCTGCGGACCGTGGCACTTCCCTTTGTCTTCATCTTCAACACCGACCTGTTGCTGATTGACGTGACCTTGGTGGAGGGCATCATTGTCTTCATTGTGGCCTCGGTGGCGATCCTGATCTTCACCGCAGGCACCATGGGCTGGTTTGTGACCAAGAACACCATCATCGAAAGCGTGCTGCTGATCCTGATCGCCTTTGCGCTGTTCCGTCCGGGCTTCCTGATGGATCGCATCCAGCCGCCCTTTGAGATCTCAGCCCCAGCGCAGCTGGTTGAGGTCATGGGCAAGGCGCCGGAAGGCACGGAACTGCGGGTGGTTGTCTCCGGCCCTGACTTCGACACAGGTGAGGTTAAGGAAACCACCATCGTTCTGCCCGCAACCGGTGCCGCAGATGGCGCGTCCCGTCTGGCCGCCCTGGGTCTGACCACGATCCCAGAGGGTGACATGCTTCTGTTGGAGGAGCCTTTCCCGGGCACCCCCTACTTTGAGACCATGTCGAACTTTGACTTCTATGGCGATGCCCCGATGCAGGTCACTTCGGTGGCTGCTCCGGCGGATCAATTGCCGAAGGAGTTGATGTATATCCCGGCGCTGCTGCTGCTTGCTGGCATCGCCTTCCTGCAACGCGGCCGTGCCGCCCGTCAGCCCAAGGAGGTTCAGGCATGA
- a CDS encoding aspartate aminotransferase family protein, translating to MAASTFANTSHVFPRHTQVIPPRAARGDGCYILDKDGKQYFDGSGGAAVSCLGHSDPDVIAAVQDQTATLAYAHTSFFSSDPAEELADLLINHAPDGLDRVYFVSGGSEAMESALKLARQYFTEIGQPQRRHVIARRQSYHGNTLGVLSVGGNMWRREQFAPLLIETTHISPCYEYRGRADGESAFDYGQRVANELEAEIQRLGPDTVMAFVAEPVVGATAGAVPPVEGYFKRVREICDQHGVLLILDEVMCGMGRTGTLFACEQEGIAPDITAIAKGLGAGYQPIGAMLCSKQIYQAIEEGTGFFQHGHTYLGHPVAAAASRAVLRKLTQGGLVRRAAVMGEKLNAALQDRFGQHPHIGDIRGRGLFRGLELVADRASKAPFAPDLALSKKIKAAAFEAGLLCYPMGGTIDGKTGAHILLAPPFIMTEDQIGEVVDKLDIALRAALPG from the coding sequence ATGGCTGCATCCACATTTGCAAACACCTCCCATGTCTTTCCCCGTCACACCCAAGTGATTCCCCCACGGGCGGCCCGCGGGGACGGGTGCTATATTCTTGATAAGGATGGGAAACAATACTTCGACGGCTCCGGCGGCGCGGCGGTGTCCTGCCTTGGGCATTCCGATCCCGACGTGATCGCAGCGGTACAGGACCAGACCGCCACTTTGGCCTATGCCCACACCAGTTTCTTCAGCTCAGACCCCGCCGAAGAGCTGGCGGATCTGCTGATCAACCACGCCCCAGACGGGCTGGATCGGGTCTATTTTGTTTCGGGCGGGTCCGAGGCAATGGAATCAGCACTGAAACTGGCGCGGCAGTATTTCACCGAAATTGGCCAGCCGCAGCGGCGCCATGTCATCGCCCGCCGCCAGAGCTATCACGGCAACACGCTGGGTGTTCTTTCGGTTGGCGGCAACATGTGGCGGCGCGAACAATTTGCCCCGCTGCTGATTGAAACAACCCACATCAGCCCCTGCTACGAATACCGTGGCCGCGCAGATGGTGAGAGTGCCTTTGACTACGGCCAGCGGGTTGCCAATGAACTGGAGGCAGAAATTCAGCGTCTGGGGCCGGACACGGTCATGGCCTTTGTCGCGGAACCCGTGGTCGGGGCCACCGCCGGCGCGGTGCCGCCGGTTGAGGGGTATTTCAAACGGGTGCGCGAGATCTGCGATCAGCATGGCGTCTTGCTGATCCTGGATGAGGTGATGTGCGGCATGGGGCGGACCGGAACCCTGTTTGCCTGTGAACAAGAGGGCATTGCGCCTGATATCACCGCCATCGCCAAGGGGCTGGGCGCTGGCTATCAGCCGATTGGCGCCATGCTGTGTTCCAAACAAATCTATCAGGCCATCGAAGAGGGTACCGGCTTTTTCCAGCACGGCCACACCTATCTGGGCCACCCAGTGGCCGCCGCCGCCAGCCGCGCGGTTCTACGCAAACTGACCCAGGGCGGACTGGTCAGACGCGCCGCCGTGATGGGGGAGAAGCTGAACGCCGCGCTGCAGGACCGTTTTGGCCAGCACCCCCACATTGGCGACATTCGCGGCCGCGGTCTATTCCGCGGGCTGGAGTTGGTAGCGGACCGCGCCAGCAAAGCGCCCTTTGCCCCGGATCTGGCCCTGTCGAAGAAGATCAAGGCCGCCGCCTTTGAGGCGGGTCTGCTGTGTTACCCGATGGGCGGCACAATTGATGGCAAGACCGGCGCCCATATCCTGCTGGCGCCACCGTTTATCATGACCGAGGATCAGATTGGCGAAGTGGTGGATAAGCTGGACATCGCCCTGCGCGCCGCCCTGCCCGGCTGA
- a CDS encoding calcium-binding protein: MANGGETPISDPVKEFIGTTDDNQIIDGVQNAAGQTLREKLAEADKVNGHAGDDDISTGAGNDLAAGDMVGDEWSYVDGKWVFNPAAVQVSDLGLTRSYDDNIRTGDGDDVLLGNGGDDTLSAGRGDDTINAGRGDDHAFGGEGDDLLNLEQGNDLAEGGLGADTVNAGDGDDIVYGDLKGGNILADGSDGLTSFSQYGDSPGWVMADEDGVETISQSANTVAGEAYTISFELAANLSGGHGCGQVEVLWNGEVVGTVETTSGVYETHEIEVVSTGEEGQLSFRAVPPEGSVDYDFSGPVVSYDKTVSLGGQDVSVDAFAPGQPVLYQAIDGHLKAFDVEARSYVDVGDPPGFKINAVGFNAEDDLIYGVAKSKGVDALGNEVSTNDIVMLDASGAAYRVGDGFYGDYVGDFDDSGNLWTFHSSLDRISVVDVDSRDADGNPDIQHFHLPKGLFTDRTYDLAYNSEDGNFYAVVSPGQNGAAGKVVKIDVSAVAAGGEPTFSEVPITGTLYGDTMESGMAKGAYGAVFLDGDGNLYYGLNKGDHDLDASTGSQGAIFKVNVDWDLGQAYSEFMSEAQSTGSNDGTVDPRSADAFTEIDAEAPVLLRNPQLIQTEGGNDDLRGGAGDDQLFGNAGDDTLQGGEGEDRLSGDQGNDNISGGTGDDTASGGAGNDSIRGQEGDDVISGDEGRDFLNAGSGDDRVDGGEGADKIVGGTGSDTIEGGAGNDHLWGGNWRGDGTTDTFVVSGGAGRDIIHDFEADHDRIDLTAYGLEFSEVEAALADRGWATELDLSALTGGESGDKLLLKSVNVDDLDESNFIL; the protein is encoded by the coding sequence ATGGCGAATGGTGGTGAAACCCCGATCAGTGATCCGGTGAAAGAATTCATCGGGACCACGGATGACAACCAGATCATTGACGGCGTCCAGAACGCGGCGGGGCAGACCCTGCGCGAAAAACTGGCTGAGGCTGATAAGGTCAACGGCCATGCGGGCGATGATGACATCAGCACCGGCGCGGGCAATGACCTGGCCGCGGGCGACATGGTTGGGGATGAATGGTCCTATGTTGACGGGAAATGGGTCTTCAATCCTGCGGCTGTGCAGGTCAGCGATCTCGGGCTCACCCGTTCCTATGATGACAATATTCGCACCGGTGACGGGGATGACGTGCTGCTGGGCAACGGTGGCGATGATACGCTCAGCGCCGGGCGTGGGGATGATACGATCAACGCGGGCCGTGGCGACGATCATGCCTTTGGCGGAGAGGGCGATGACCTCCTCAACCTTGAGCAGGGCAATGACCTGGCCGAGGGGGGATTGGGCGCTGACACCGTCAATGCCGGGGATGGGGATGACATCGTCTATGGCGACCTGAAAGGCGGCAATATCCTTGCCGACGGCAGCGACGGGCTCACCAGTTTTTCGCAATATGGCGACAGCCCGGGCTGGGTGATGGCGGATGAGGACGGTGTTGAGACCATCTCCCAATCTGCCAACACCGTCGCTGGGGAGGCTTATACGATTTCGTTCGAGCTGGCGGCGAACCTCAGCGGAGGACATGGCTGCGGTCAGGTTGAGGTCCTGTGGAATGGTGAGGTTGTCGGCACGGTCGAAACAACATCAGGGGTTTACGAAACCCATGAGATTGAAGTGGTGAGCACCGGCGAAGAGGGCCAGCTGTCCTTCCGCGCGGTCCCGCCGGAAGGCAGCGTTGATTATGATTTCAGCGGTCCGGTGGTCAGCTATGACAAAACCGTCTCACTTGGTGGGCAGGATGTTTCTGTTGACGCTTTCGCCCCGGGGCAGCCGGTGCTGTATCAGGCGATTGATGGCCATCTGAAGGCCTTTGATGTTGAGGCGCGGTCTTATGTGGATGTGGGGGATCCGCCGGGGTTCAAAATCAACGCCGTGGGGTTCAACGCCGAAGATGATCTGATTTATGGCGTTGCCAAATCAAAAGGCGTGGATGCGCTTGGTAATGAGGTCAGCACCAATGATATCGTAATGCTGGATGCTTCTGGCGCCGCTTACCGGGTTGGTGACGGATTTTACGGCGACTATGTTGGCGACTTTGATGACAGCGGCAACCTTTGGACGTTTCATTCGTCCCTGGATCGGATCAGCGTGGTCGATGTGGACAGCCGCGATGCCGACGGTAACCCCGATATTCAGCATTTCCACCTGCCGAAAGGCCTGTTCACCGACCGCACCTATGATCTGGCCTATAACTCTGAGGATGGCAATTTCTATGCGGTGGTGTCACCGGGGCAGAATGGCGCTGCGGGCAAGGTGGTAAAAATTGATGTCAGCGCGGTTGCCGCTGGTGGTGAGCCGACCTTTAGTGAGGTTCCGATCACCGGCACGCTTTATGGTGACACCATGGAAAGCGGCATGGCCAAGGGGGCCTATGGCGCGGTCTTCCTGGATGGCGATGGCAACCTCTACTACGGGCTGAACAAAGGCGATCACGATCTCGATGCCAGCACCGGCAGTCAGGGCGCGATCTTCAAGGTCAATGTCGATTGGGATCTTGGTCAGGCCTATTCTGAGTTCATGTCCGAAGCGCAATCCACCGGGTCAAACGACGGTACGGTCGATCCACGTTCGGCGGATGCCTTTACCGAAATTGACGCCGAGGCGCCGGTTCTGCTGCGCAACCCGCAGCTGATCCAGACTGAGGGTGGCAATGATGATCTTCGTGGCGGCGCGGGGGATGATCAGCTCTTTGGCAATGCAGGCGATGACACTTTGCAGGGCGGCGAAGGGGAGGATCGCCTGTCTGGTGATCAGGGCAATGACAACATCAGCGGCGGCACCGGGGATGACACGGCCTCAGGCGGGGCGGGCAATGACTCGATTCGCGGTCAGGAAGGCGATGATGTGATCAGCGGCGATGAGGGGCGTGATTTCCTCAATGCCGGCAGTGGCGATGACCGTGTCGATGGGGGTGAGGGCGCTGATAAGATTGTCGGCGGCACCGGATCCGACACCATCGAAGGGGGCGCGGGCAATGACCACCTCTGGGGGGGCAATTGGCGCGGCGACGGCACCACCGATACCTTTGTGGTCTCAGGCGGTGCGGGGCGCGACATCATCCATGACTTTGAGGCGGACCATGACCGGATTGACCTGACGGCCTATGGGCTGGAGTTCAGTGAGGTTGAAGCGGCCCTGGCGGATCGCGGCTGGGCCACGGAACTGGATCTGAGCGCGCTGACCGGCGGGGAAAGCGGCGACAAGCTGTTGTTGAAATCGGTGAATGTCGACGATCTGGATGAAAGCAATTTCATCTTGTGA
- a CDS encoding universal stress protein — MSSAILCAIDMSEHSPDKRVLEEAAKLARVDGAQLDVITVVPDFGAGEIPDFFPKNYHAKAVDETVSRLKAFVKSVLGEELPFKVRHEVATGKVYQEVLHAAELAGSDLIVIGSHRPTARDYLLGTNAAKVVRHADVSVYVVR, encoded by the coding sequence ATGAGCAGTGCAATCCTTTGTGCCATCGACATGAGTGAACACAGCCCGGACAAACGGGTGCTGGAAGAGGCGGCCAAACTGGCCCGCGTCGATGGCGCCCAATTGGATGTCATCACCGTGGTGCCCGACTTCGGCGCCGGGGAGATCCCGGACTTCTTCCCAAAGAACTATCACGCCAAAGCCGTGGATGAGACCGTGTCGCGTCTGAAGGCTTTTGTGAAATCGGTTCTGGGGGAAGAGCTGCCGTTCAAGGTCCGCCATGAGGTGGCCACCGGCAAGGTCTACCAGGAGGTGCTGCATGCGGCCGAACTGGCTGGCAGCGATCTGATCGTGATCGGCTCGCATCGCCCCACGGCACGGGACTACCTCTTGGGCACCAACGCCGCCAAAGTGGTCCGCCACGCTGATGTGTCGGTCTACGTGGTGCGCTAA
- a CDS encoding TAXI family TRAP transporter solute-binding subunit, translating to MFSNFKLGAFALAATVATAPFAMAEEFITIGTGGVTGVYYPTGGAICRLVNKGRKEHGIRCSVESTGGSVYNINTIREGELEFGVAQSDWQYHAYNGTSKFEDAGAFEGLRAVFSVHPEPFTVVARADAGIATFDDLAGKRVNIGNPGSGQRGTMEVLMEAKGWGMDAFELATELKAAEQSAALCDNQIDAMVYTVGHPSGSIQEATTACDSVLVEVSGEAVDGLIADNSFYRTATIPGGMYRGNDGDTATFGVGATFVTSADVSDEAVYTVVKSVMDNIEDFKKLHPAFANLDPQTMATAGLSAPLHDGAAKYYKEMGWIE from the coding sequence ATGTTTTCCAACTTCAAACTCGGCGCGTTTGCGCTGGCTGCTACCGTGGCGACTGCCCCTTTCGCAATGGCGGAAGAGTTCATCACCATCGGCACCGGCGGCGTGACCGGCGTTTACTACCCGACCGGTGGCGCAATCTGCCGTCTGGTGAACAAAGGCCGTAAAGAGCACGGCATCCGCTGCTCGGTCGAGTCGACCGGTGGTTCGGTTTACAACATCAACACCATCCGCGAAGGTGAGCTGGAGTTTGGTGTTGCCCAGTCCGACTGGCAGTACCACGCCTATAACGGCACCTCGAAATTCGAAGACGCTGGCGCCTTCGAAGGTCTGCGCGCTGTATTCTCGGTTCACCCCGAGCCCTTCACCGTTGTGGCCCGTGCCGACGCTGGCATCGCCACCTTTGACGATCTGGCTGGCAAGCGTGTGAACATCGGCAACCCCGGTTCCGGTCAGCGCGGCACCATGGAAGTGCTGATGGAAGCCAAGGGCTGGGGCATGGACGCCTTTGAACTGGCGACCGAGCTGAAAGCGGCTGAACAGTCGGCAGCCCTGTGTGACAACCAGATCGACGCCATGGTTTACACCGTTGGCCACCCGTCCGGTTCGATCCAGGAAGCCACCACCGCCTGTGACTCGGTTCTGGTTGAAGTGTCGGGCGAAGCCGTTGACGGCCTGATCGCTGACAACAGCTTCTACCGCACCGCCACCATCCCGGGTGGCATGTACCGCGGCAACGACGGTGACACCGCCACCTTTGGTGTTGGCGCAACCTTCGTGACCTCGGCCGATGTTTCGGACGAAGCGGTTTACACCGTTGTGAAGTCGGTGATGGACAACATCGAAGACTTCAAAAAGCTGCACCCGGCCTTTGCAAACCTGGACCCGCAGACCATGGCAACCGCCGGTCTGTCGGCACCGCTGCATGACGGTGCTGCCAAGTACTACAAAGAAATGGGCTGGATCGAATAA
- a CDS encoding carbon monoxide dehydrogenase subunit G encodes MELSDEIRISAPRDVVYAALNDPEVLQECIPGCEELIQHSPEELEAKVVLKIGPVKAKFSGAVTLDNSNAPGAFSLTGEGKGGAAGFAKGGADVTLVEDGEETVLTYVAKVEMGGKIAQLGSRLIQGTAKKLSAKFFQSFADKVSETAA; translated from the coding sequence ATGGAACTGAGCGACGAAATCCGCATCTCCGCCCCTCGTGACGTGGTTTATGCCGCGCTGAATGATCCGGAGGTGCTGCAAGAGTGCATTCCCGGCTGTGAGGAGTTGATCCAGCATTCCCCGGAGGAGCTGGAAGCCAAGGTTGTGCTGAAAATCGGCCCGGTGAAGGCCAAGTTTTCAGGTGCGGTAACGCTGGACAATTCAAACGCGCCCGGCGCCTTCAGCCTGACCGGCGAAGGCAAAGGTGGTGCGGCTGGCTTTGCCAAGGGCGGTGCGGATGTGACGCTGGTCGAGGATGGCGAAGAAACCGTGCTGACCTATGTGGCCAAGGTGGAAATGGGCGGCAAGATTGCCCAGCTGGGCAGCCGGTTGATCCAAGGCACCGCCAAGAAACTGTCGGCGAAATTCTTCCAAAGTTTTGCGGATAAGGTTTCGGAAACCGCCGCTTAA
- a CDS encoding glycosyltransferase family 2 protein, with the protein MAHRDYWALKVWYAYYGAQLGHENLYIIEHGHDPRYRRLFPEANFVTYPRDLRGQSFDAERYDFMDLIQAELCQDYSHIIRTDADEIIAYDVKRYDGFEDLAAQCDGFLMATGLQLVDDGRNLFRGPGDIRLPKRAVFDSRYSKAWLTDGDWKLRDHGVVAKSGHQRSVSHHLVEGVYLLHLKYANARALEHQSAVRAGVLSRDDANNLTQMWGNDATYHVLIEKHAAGELRDFARLDALARDHAVTNTQAADDNKIFRVKRGFWKGPAHLPRRVIRSMQG; encoded by the coding sequence ATGGCCCATCGCGATTATTGGGCCCTGAAGGTTTGGTACGCCTATTACGGGGCACAGCTGGGCCATGAAAACCTGTATATCATCGAGCACGGTCATGACCCGCGCTATCGCAGGCTGTTCCCTGAGGCGAACTTCGTCACCTATCCGCGCGATCTGAGGGGGCAGAGTTTTGACGCTGAGCGTTATGACTTCATGGATTTGATACAGGCGGAACTGTGCCAGGACTATTCCCACATCATCCGGACGGATGCGGATGAGATAATTGCCTATGATGTGAAGCGCTATGACGGGTTTGAAGACCTGGCGGCACAGTGTGATGGCTTCCTGATGGCTACGGGGCTGCAACTGGTTGACGACGGGCGTAACCTGTTTCGGGGGCCGGGGGATATCAGGCTGCCTAAACGGGCTGTCTTTGATAGCCGCTACAGCAAAGCCTGGCTGACAGATGGTGATTGGAAGCTGCGCGATCATGGTGTTGTTGCTAAATCGGGGCACCAACGATCTGTATCGCATCATCTGGTGGAGGGGGTGTATCTGCTGCATCTGAAATACGCCAATGCACGCGCGCTGGAACACCAGAGTGCTGTGCGTGCAGGGGTGCTTTCCCGAGATGATGCAAACAATTTGACGCAAATGTGGGGGAACGACGCCACCTATCATGTGTTGATAGAGAAACATGCAGCGGGTGAGTTACGTGATTTTGCCAGGCTGGATGCCTTGGCGCGCGACCATGCCGTTACCAACACACAAGCCGCTGATGACAATAAGATATTCAGGGTCAAACGTGGGTTCTGGAAAGGCCCGGCACATTTGCCCCGTAGGGTCATCAGGTCAATGCAGGGATAA
- a CDS encoding MurR/RpiR family transcriptional regulator produces MTQLTSIEDRIASRYSDLSAQLRRAADYVASNPIDVASRSLRAISASSGLPPATYSRLARALEFDSYEEIRELCRQAVGQRVESFSEKAAKLGQGDATTASIIQRQTEAVIANIQQLNAQLDPDRVEAAAEALGQARRVVLFGAYGSTGIVEYLAYLAHYCMTNWVLAGRMGASLGAAMVDMGPQDALLIVTKSPYARRAIAAAQMAQDQGARTIIITDNHTCPALKFADFPFIVPSESPQFFSSYTATLALLESLMAVLVSRDPQATSHRIGEVEQRNGGLGEFWSG; encoded by the coding sequence GTGACGCAATTGACATCCATCGAGGATCGGATTGCATCCAGATACAGTGACCTGAGCGCCCAGTTGCGGCGCGCAGCCGATTATGTTGCGTCCAACCCTATTGATGTGGCCTCACGGTCGTTGCGGGCGATCTCGGCCTCTTCCGGCCTGCCGCCTGCTACCTATTCCCGGTTGGCCCGCGCGCTGGAGTTCGACAGCTACGAAGAAATCCGCGAACTGTGCCGGCAGGCCGTTGGTCAGCGCGTGGAAAGCTTCTCGGAAAAGGCTGCGAAACTGGGGCAGGGGGATGCCACCACCGCATCGATCATCCAGCGCCAGACTGAGGCGGTGATCGCCAATATCCAGCAGTTGAATGCCCAGCTGGACCCAGATCGGGTGGAGGCCGCGGCCGAAGCCCTGGGTCAGGCGCGCCGGGTGGTTCTGTTTGGCGCCTATGGCTCCACCGGGATTGTCGAATACCTTGCCTACCTTGCCCATTACTGCATGACCAACTGGGTTCTGGCCGGGCGCATGGGGGCCTCACTTGGCGCGGCGATGGTGGATATGGGGCCACAGGATGCGCTGTTGATTGTGACCAAATCCCCCTATGCCCGCCGCGCCATCGCGGCCGCCCAAATGGCGCAGGATCAAGGGGCGCGTACGATCATCATCACGGATAATCATACGTGTCCGGCATTGAAATTCGCGGATTTTCCGTTCATCGTGCCCTCTGAGAGCCCGCAATTCTTTTCATCATATACAGCTACACTCGCTCTCCTCGAAAGTCTCATGGCAGTTCTTGTGTCCCGCGATCCGCAGGCGACCAGCCACCGCATTGGAGAGGTTGAGCAACGAAATGGCGGACTGGGTGAATTCTGGTCCGGCTGA